The proteins below are encoded in one region of Neofelis nebulosa isolate mNeoNeb1 chromosome 17, mNeoNeb1.pri, whole genome shotgun sequence:
- the MED25 gene encoding mediator of RNA polymerase II transcription subunit 25 isoform X2 has product MVPGSEGPARAGGLVADVVFVIEGTANLGPYFEGLRKHYLLPAIEYFNGGPPAETDFGGDYGGTQYSLVVFNTVDCAPESYVQCHAPTSSAYEFVTWLDGIKFMGGGGETCSLIAEGLSTALQLFDDFKKMREQIGQTHRVCLLICNSPPYLLPAVESTTYSGYTTESLVQKIGEQGIHFSIVSPRKLPALRLLFEKAAPPAMLEPLQPPTDVSQDPRHMVLVRGLVLPVGGGSAPGPLQPKQPVPLPPAPPSGASLSAAPQQPLPPVPQQYQVPGNLSAAQVAAQNAVEAAKNQKAGLGPRFSPINPLQQAAPGVGPPFSQAPAPPLPPGPPGAPKPPPASQASLVSTVAPGPGLAPPAQPGAPSMAGTVAPGGVSGPSPAQLGAPALGGQQSVSNKLLAWSGVLEWQEKPKPASVDANTKLTRSLPCQVYVNHGENLKTEQWPQKLIMQLIPQQLLTTLGPLFRNSRMVQFHFTNKDLESLKGLYRIMGNGFAGCVHFPHTAPCEVRVLMLLYSSKKKIFMGLIPYDQSGFVNGIRQVITNHKQVQQQKLEQQRGMGAQQAPPGLGPILEDQARPSQNLLQLRPPQPQPQGTVGASAASGQPQPQGAAQAPPGAPQGPPGAAPGPPPPGPILRPQNPGANPQLRSLLLNPPPPQTGVPPPQASLHHLQPPGAPALLPPPHQGLGQPQLGPPLLHPPPAQSWPAQLPPRAPLPVAKRKRDREGHVFREKWERAYFFVEVKSMPMCLICKKIVSVLKEYNLRRHYESKHSKSFDQYTEQTRDAILNELKKGLKRQ; this is encoded by the exons ATGGTCCCCGGGTCGGAGGGCCCGGCCCGCGCCGGGGGCCTCGTGGCTGACGTGGTGTTTGTGATCGAGGGCACAGCCAACCTGGGGCCTTACTTCGAAGGGCTGCGCAAGCACTACCTGCTTCCGGCCATCGA GTACTTTAATGGTGGTCCTCCTGCTGAGACGGACTTCGGGGGAGAC TATGGGGGGACCCAGTACAGCCTCGTGGTGTTCAACACGGTGGACTGCGCTCCTGAGTCCTACGTACAGTGTCACGCTCCCACCAGCAGCGCCTATGAGTTTGTCACCTGGCTCGATGGCATTAA GTTCATGGGCGGGGGAGGCGAGACCTGCAGCCTCATCGCCGAAGGCCTCAGCACCGCCCTGCAGCTATTCGATGACTTCAAGAAGATGCGGGAGCAGAT TGGCCAGACACACCGCGTCTGCCTCCTCATCTGTAACTCGCCCCCTTACCTGCTGCCCGCCGTCGAGAGCACCACGTACTCTGGGTACACGACAGAGAGTCTCGTGCAGAAGATTGGGGAG CAAGGGATCCACTTCTCCATCGTGTCTCCCCGGAAGCTGCCTGCCCTGAGGCTTCTGTTCGAGAAGGCGGCTCCCCCGGCCATGCTGGAGCCGCTGCAGCCACCGACAGATGTGAGCCAGGACCCCCGGCACATGGTGCTGGTGCGGGGGCTGGTGCTGCCGG TTGGGGGTGGCTCggccccaggccccctccagcCAAAGCAGCCTGTGCCCCTGCCTCCAGCTCCACCCTCAGGCGCCTCGCTCTCAGCAGCCCCCCAGCAGCCTCTGCCCCCGGTCCCCCAGCAGTACCAG GTCCCTGGGAACCTGAGCGCAGCTCAGGTGGCTGCCCAGAATGCGGTGGAAGCCGCCAAGAACCAGAAGGCTGGGCTGGGCCCACGCT TCTCACCCATTAACCCTCTCCAGCAAGCTGCTCCAGGAGTGGGTCCCCCCTTCAGCCAGGCACCGGCCCCACCACTACCCCCGGGGCCCCCTGGCGCCCCCAAGCCACCCCCTGCTTCCCAGGCCAGCCTGGTCTCCACCGTGGCTCCCGGCCCGGGCCTGGCCCCGCCCGCACAACCTGGGGCACCGTCCATG GCGGGCACGGTGGCCCCAGGCGGGGTGAGcggcccttccccagcccagcTGGGGGCCCCGGCCCTCGGTGGGCAGCAGTCAGTCTCCAACAAACTCCTGGCCTGGAGCGGGGTCCTTGAGTGGCAGGAG AAGCCCAAACCCGCCTCGGTGGACGCCAACACCAAGCTGACGCGGTCGCTGCCGTGCCAGGTCTACGTGAATCACGGCGAGAACTT GAAGACCGAGCAGTGGCCCCAGAAGCTCATCATGCAGCTCATCCCGCAGCAGCTGCTG ACCACCCTGGGCCCTTTGTTCCGGAACTCAAGGATGGTGCAGTTCCATTTCACCAACAAGGACCTGGAATCCCTGAAAGGCCTCTACCGGATCATGGGCAACGGCTTT GCCGGCTGCGTGCACTTCCCCCACACGGCGCCCTGCGAGGTGCGCGTGCTCATGCTCCTGTACTCGTCCAAGAAGAAGATCTTCATGGGCCTCATCCCCTACGACCAGAGCGGCTTCGTCAACGGCATCCGGCAGGTCATTACCAACCACAAGCAGGTCCAGCAGCAGAAGCTGGAACAGCAGCGCGGG ATGGGGGCACAGCAGGCACCCCCCGGGCTGGGCCCCATTCTGGAGGACCAGGCGAGACCCTCACAGAATCTG CTCCAGCTCCGCCCACCACAGCCCCAGCCTCAGGGCACCGTGGGGGCCTCTGCGGCCTCAggacagccccagccccagggtgCTGCCCAggcccccccgggcgccccccaaGGCCCTCCTGGAgcagcccccggccccccccctCCTGGACCCATCCTTCGGCCTCAGAACCCTGGGGCCAACCCCCAACTGCGGAGTCTTCTCCTCAACCCACCGCCG CCCCAGACTGGCgtgcccccaccccaagcctcCCTCCACCATCTCCAGCCACCAGGGGCTCCTGCACTGCTGCCCCCCCCACACCAGGGCCTGGGGCAACCCCAGCTGGGGCCCCCCCTCCTGCACCCACCACCCGCCCAGTCCTGGCCCGCACAGCTTCCCCCAAGAGCTCCGTTGCCAG TGGCAAAACGAAAGAGAGACCGAGAGGGCCACGTGTTTCGAGAAAAATGGGAGCGAGCCTATTTCTTTGTGGAAGTGAAGAGTATGCCTATGTGCTTAATATGCAAAAAAATCGTATCTGTGTTGAAAGAATACAACCTGAGACGTCATTATGAATCCAAGCACAGTAAGAGCTTCGACCAGTACACAGAACAGACGCGAGACGCGATACTCAATGAACTGAAAAAGGGCCTCAAACGTCAGTAG
- the MED25 gene encoding mediator of RNA polymerase II transcription subunit 25 isoform X7 — translation MGGGGETCSLIAEGLSTALQLFDDFKKMREQMAPVLPGSTSFLIPGSGQTHRVCLLICNSPPYLLPAVESTTYSGYTTESLVQKIGEQGIHFSIVSPRKLPALRLLFEKAAPPAMLEPLQPPTDVSQDPRHMVLVRGLVLPVGGGSAPGPLQPKQPVPLPPAPPSGASLSAAPQQPLPPVPQQYQVPGNLSAAQVAAQNAVEAAKNQKAGLGPRFSPINPLQQAAPGVGPPFSQAPAPPLPPGPPGAPKPPPASQASLVSTVAPGPGLAPPAQPGAPSMAGTVAPGGVSGPSPAQLGAPALGGQQSVSNKLLAWSGVLEWQEKPKPASVDANTKLTRSLPCQVYVNHGENLKTEQWPQKLIMQLIPQQLLTTLGPLFRNSRMVQFHFTNKDLESLKGLYRIMGNGFAGCVHFPHTAPCEVRVLMLLYSSKKKIFMGLIPYDQSGFVNGIRQVITNHKQVQQQKLEQQRGMGAQQAPPGLGPILEDQARPSQNLLQLRPPQPQPQGTVGASAASGQPQPQGAAQAPPGAPQGPPGAAPGPPPPGPILRPQNPGANPQLRSLLLNPPPPQTGVPPPQASLHHLQPPGAPALLPPPHQGLGQPQLGPPLLHPPPAQSWPAQLPPRAPLPVAKRKRDREGHVFREKWERAYFFVEVKSMPMCLICKKIVSVLKEYNLRRHYESKHSKSFDQYTEQTRDAILNELKKGLKRQ, via the exons ATGGGCGGGGGAGGCGAGACCTGCAGCCTCATCGCCGAAGGCCTCAGCACCGCCCTGCAGCTATTCGATGACTTCAAGAAGATGCGGGAGCAGAT GGCCCCCGTTCTTCCCGGCTCCACATCTTTCCTTATCCCTGGCAGTGGCCAGACACACCGCGTCTGCCTCCTCATCTGTAACTCGCCCCCTTACCTGCTGCCCGCCGTCGAGAGCACCACGTACTCTGGGTACACGACAGAGAGTCTCGTGCAGAAGATTGGGGAG CAAGGGATCCACTTCTCCATCGTGTCTCCCCGGAAGCTGCCTGCCCTGAGGCTTCTGTTCGAGAAGGCGGCTCCCCCGGCCATGCTGGAGCCGCTGCAGCCACCGACAGATGTGAGCCAGGACCCCCGGCACATGGTGCTGGTGCGGGGGCTGGTGCTGCCGG TTGGGGGTGGCTCggccccaggccccctccagcCAAAGCAGCCTGTGCCCCTGCCTCCAGCTCCACCCTCAGGCGCCTCGCTCTCAGCAGCCCCCCAGCAGCCTCTGCCCCCGGTCCCCCAGCAGTACCAG GTCCCTGGGAACCTGAGCGCAGCTCAGGTGGCTGCCCAGAATGCGGTGGAAGCCGCCAAGAACCAGAAGGCTGGGCTGGGCCCACGCT TCTCACCCATTAACCCTCTCCAGCAAGCTGCTCCAGGAGTGGGTCCCCCCTTCAGCCAGGCACCGGCCCCACCACTACCCCCGGGGCCCCCTGGCGCCCCCAAGCCACCCCCTGCTTCCCAGGCCAGCCTGGTCTCCACCGTGGCTCCCGGCCCGGGCCTGGCCCCGCCCGCACAACCTGGGGCACCGTCCATG GCGGGCACGGTGGCCCCAGGCGGGGTGAGcggcccttccccagcccagcTGGGGGCCCCGGCCCTCGGTGGGCAGCAGTCAGTCTCCAACAAACTCCTGGCCTGGAGCGGGGTCCTTGAGTGGCAGGAG AAGCCCAAACCCGCCTCGGTGGACGCCAACACCAAGCTGACGCGGTCGCTGCCGTGCCAGGTCTACGTGAATCACGGCGAGAACTT GAAGACCGAGCAGTGGCCCCAGAAGCTCATCATGCAGCTCATCCCGCAGCAGCTGCTG ACCACCCTGGGCCCTTTGTTCCGGAACTCAAGGATGGTGCAGTTCCATTTCACCAACAAGGACCTGGAATCCCTGAAAGGCCTCTACCGGATCATGGGCAACGGCTTT GCCGGCTGCGTGCACTTCCCCCACACGGCGCCCTGCGAGGTGCGCGTGCTCATGCTCCTGTACTCGTCCAAGAAGAAGATCTTCATGGGCCTCATCCCCTACGACCAGAGCGGCTTCGTCAACGGCATCCGGCAGGTCATTACCAACCACAAGCAGGTCCAGCAGCAGAAGCTGGAACAGCAGCGCGGG ATGGGGGCACAGCAGGCACCCCCCGGGCTGGGCCCCATTCTGGAGGACCAGGCGAGACCCTCACAGAATCTG CTCCAGCTCCGCCCACCACAGCCCCAGCCTCAGGGCACCGTGGGGGCCTCTGCGGCCTCAggacagccccagccccagggtgCTGCCCAggcccccccgggcgccccccaaGGCCCTCCTGGAgcagcccccggccccccccctCCTGGACCCATCCTTCGGCCTCAGAACCCTGGGGCCAACCCCCAACTGCGGAGTCTTCTCCTCAACCCACCGCCG CCCCAGACTGGCgtgcccccaccccaagcctcCCTCCACCATCTCCAGCCACCAGGGGCTCCTGCACTGCTGCCCCCCCCACACCAGGGCCTGGGGCAACCCCAGCTGGGGCCCCCCCTCCTGCACCCACCACCCGCCCAGTCCTGGCCCGCACAGCTTCCCCCAAGAGCTCCGTTGCCAG TGGCAAAACGAAAGAGAGACCGAGAGGGCCACGTGTTTCGAGAAAAATGGGAGCGAGCCTATTTCTTTGTGGAAGTGAAGAGTATGCCTATGTGCTTAATATGCAAAAAAATCGTATCTGTGTTGAAAGAATACAACCTGAGACGTCATTATGAATCCAAGCACAGTAAGAGCTTCGACCAGTACACAGAACAGACGCGAGACGCGATACTCAATGAACTGAAAAAGGGCCTCAAACGTCAGTAG
- the MED25 gene encoding mediator of RNA polymerase II transcription subunit 25 isoform X3 yields MVPGSEGPARAGGLVADVVFVIEGTANLGPYFEGLRKHYLLPAIEYFNGGPPAETDFGGDYGGTQYSLVVFNTVDCAPESYVQCHAPTSSAYEFVTWLDGIKFMGGGGETCSLIAEGLSTALQLFDDFKKMREQMAPVLPGSTSFLIPGSGQTHRVCLLICNSPPYLLPAVESTTYSGYTTESLVQKIGEQGIHFSIVSPRKLPALRLLFEKAAPPAMLEPLQPPTDVSQDPRHMVLVRGLVLPVGGGSAPGPLQPKQPVPLPPAPPSGASLSAAPQQPLPPVPQQYQVPGNLSAAQVAAQNAVEAAKNQKAGLGPRFSPINPLQQAAPGVGPPFSQAPAPPLPPGPPGAPKPPPASQASLVSTVAPGPGLAPPAQPGAPSMAGTVAPGGVSGPSPAQLGAPALGGQQSVSNKLLAWSGVLEWQEKPKPASVDANTKLTRSLPCQVYVNHGENLKTEQWPQKLIMQLIPQQLLTTLGPLFRNSRMVQFHFTNKDLESLKGLYRIMGNGFAGCVHFPHTAPCEVRVLMLLYSSKKKIFMGLIPYDQSGFVNGIRQVITNHKQVQQQKLEQQRGLQLRPPQPQPQGTVGASAASGQPQPQGAAQAPPGAPQGPPGAAPGPPPPGPILRPQNPGANPQLRSLLLNPPPPQTGVPPPQASLHHLQPPGAPALLPPPHQGLGQPQLGPPLLHPPPAQSWPAQLPPRAPLPVAKRKRDREGHVFREKWERAYFFVEVKSMPMCLICKKIVSVLKEYNLRRHYESKHSKSFDQYTEQTRDAILNELKKGLKRQ; encoded by the exons ATGGTCCCCGGGTCGGAGGGCCCGGCCCGCGCCGGGGGCCTCGTGGCTGACGTGGTGTTTGTGATCGAGGGCACAGCCAACCTGGGGCCTTACTTCGAAGGGCTGCGCAAGCACTACCTGCTTCCGGCCATCGA GTACTTTAATGGTGGTCCTCCTGCTGAGACGGACTTCGGGGGAGAC TATGGGGGGACCCAGTACAGCCTCGTGGTGTTCAACACGGTGGACTGCGCTCCTGAGTCCTACGTACAGTGTCACGCTCCCACCAGCAGCGCCTATGAGTTTGTCACCTGGCTCGATGGCATTAA GTTCATGGGCGGGGGAGGCGAGACCTGCAGCCTCATCGCCGAAGGCCTCAGCACCGCCCTGCAGCTATTCGATGACTTCAAGAAGATGCGGGAGCAGAT GGCCCCCGTTCTTCCCGGCTCCACATCTTTCCTTATCCCTGGCAGTGGCCAGACACACCGCGTCTGCCTCCTCATCTGTAACTCGCCCCCTTACCTGCTGCCCGCCGTCGAGAGCACCACGTACTCTGGGTACACGACAGAGAGTCTCGTGCAGAAGATTGGGGAG CAAGGGATCCACTTCTCCATCGTGTCTCCCCGGAAGCTGCCTGCCCTGAGGCTTCTGTTCGAGAAGGCGGCTCCCCCGGCCATGCTGGAGCCGCTGCAGCCACCGACAGATGTGAGCCAGGACCCCCGGCACATGGTGCTGGTGCGGGGGCTGGTGCTGCCGG TTGGGGGTGGCTCggccccaggccccctccagcCAAAGCAGCCTGTGCCCCTGCCTCCAGCTCCACCCTCAGGCGCCTCGCTCTCAGCAGCCCCCCAGCAGCCTCTGCCCCCGGTCCCCCAGCAGTACCAG GTCCCTGGGAACCTGAGCGCAGCTCAGGTGGCTGCCCAGAATGCGGTGGAAGCCGCCAAGAACCAGAAGGCTGGGCTGGGCCCACGCT TCTCACCCATTAACCCTCTCCAGCAAGCTGCTCCAGGAGTGGGTCCCCCCTTCAGCCAGGCACCGGCCCCACCACTACCCCCGGGGCCCCCTGGCGCCCCCAAGCCACCCCCTGCTTCCCAGGCCAGCCTGGTCTCCACCGTGGCTCCCGGCCCGGGCCTGGCCCCGCCCGCACAACCTGGGGCACCGTCCATG GCGGGCACGGTGGCCCCAGGCGGGGTGAGcggcccttccccagcccagcTGGGGGCCCCGGCCCTCGGTGGGCAGCAGTCAGTCTCCAACAAACTCCTGGCCTGGAGCGGGGTCCTTGAGTGGCAGGAG AAGCCCAAACCCGCCTCGGTGGACGCCAACACCAAGCTGACGCGGTCGCTGCCGTGCCAGGTCTACGTGAATCACGGCGAGAACTT GAAGACCGAGCAGTGGCCCCAGAAGCTCATCATGCAGCTCATCCCGCAGCAGCTGCTG ACCACCCTGGGCCCTTTGTTCCGGAACTCAAGGATGGTGCAGTTCCATTTCACCAACAAGGACCTGGAATCCCTGAAAGGCCTCTACCGGATCATGGGCAACGGCTTT GCCGGCTGCGTGCACTTCCCCCACACGGCGCCCTGCGAGGTGCGCGTGCTCATGCTCCTGTACTCGTCCAAGAAGAAGATCTTCATGGGCCTCATCCCCTACGACCAGAGCGGCTTCGTCAACGGCATCCGGCAGGTCATTACCAACCACAAGCAGGTCCAGCAGCAGAAGCTGGAACAGCAGCGCGGG CTCCAGCTCCGCCCACCACAGCCCCAGCCTCAGGGCACCGTGGGGGCCTCTGCGGCCTCAggacagccccagccccagggtgCTGCCCAggcccccccgggcgccccccaaGGCCCTCCTGGAgcagcccccggccccccccctCCTGGACCCATCCTTCGGCCTCAGAACCCTGGGGCCAACCCCCAACTGCGGAGTCTTCTCCTCAACCCACCGCCG CCCCAGACTGGCgtgcccccaccccaagcctcCCTCCACCATCTCCAGCCACCAGGGGCTCCTGCACTGCTGCCCCCCCCACACCAGGGCCTGGGGCAACCCCAGCTGGGGCCCCCCCTCCTGCACCCACCACCCGCCCAGTCCTGGCCCGCACAGCTTCCCCCAAGAGCTCCGTTGCCAG TGGCAAAACGAAAGAGAGACCGAGAGGGCCACGTGTTTCGAGAAAAATGGGAGCGAGCCTATTTCTTTGTGGAAGTGAAGAGTATGCCTATGTGCTTAATATGCAAAAAAATCGTATCTGTGTTGAAAGAATACAACCTGAGACGTCATTATGAATCCAAGCACAGTAAGAGCTTCGACCAGTACACAGAACAGACGCGAGACGCGATACTCAATGAACTGAAAAAGGGCCTCAAACGTCAGTAG
- the MED25 gene encoding mediator of RNA polymerase II transcription subunit 25 isoform X1, which yields MVPGSEGPARAGGLVADVVFVIEGTANLGPYFEGLRKHYLLPAIEYFNGGPPAETDFGGDYGGTQYSLVVFNTVDCAPESYVQCHAPTSSAYEFVTWLDGIKFMGGGGETCSLIAEGLSTALQLFDDFKKMREQMAPVLPGSTSFLIPGSGQTHRVCLLICNSPPYLLPAVESTTYSGYTTESLVQKIGEQGIHFSIVSPRKLPALRLLFEKAAPPAMLEPLQPPTDVSQDPRHMVLVRGLVLPVGGGSAPGPLQPKQPVPLPPAPPSGASLSAAPQQPLPPVPQQYQVPGNLSAAQVAAQNAVEAAKNQKAGLGPRFSPINPLQQAAPGVGPPFSQAPAPPLPPGPPGAPKPPPASQASLVSTVAPGPGLAPPAQPGAPSMAGTVAPGGVSGPSPAQLGAPALGGQQSVSNKLLAWSGVLEWQEKPKPASVDANTKLTRSLPCQVYVNHGENLKTEQWPQKLIMQLIPQQLLTTLGPLFRNSRMVQFHFTNKDLESLKGLYRIMGNGFAGCVHFPHTAPCEVRVLMLLYSSKKKIFMGLIPYDQSGFVNGIRQVITNHKQVQQQKLEQQRGMGAQQAPPGLGPILEDQARPSQNLLQLRPPQPQPQGTVGASAASGQPQPQGAAQAPPGAPQGPPGAAPGPPPPGPILRPQNPGANPQLRSLLLNPPPPQTGVPPPQASLHHLQPPGAPALLPPPHQGLGQPQLGPPLLHPPPAQSWPAQLPPRAPLPVAKRKRDREGHVFREKWERAYFFVEVKSMPMCLICKKIVSVLKEYNLRRHYESKHSKSFDQYTEQTRDAILNELKKGLKRQ from the exons ATGGTCCCCGGGTCGGAGGGCCCGGCCCGCGCCGGGGGCCTCGTGGCTGACGTGGTGTTTGTGATCGAGGGCACAGCCAACCTGGGGCCTTACTTCGAAGGGCTGCGCAAGCACTACCTGCTTCCGGCCATCGA GTACTTTAATGGTGGTCCTCCTGCTGAGACGGACTTCGGGGGAGAC TATGGGGGGACCCAGTACAGCCTCGTGGTGTTCAACACGGTGGACTGCGCTCCTGAGTCCTACGTACAGTGTCACGCTCCCACCAGCAGCGCCTATGAGTTTGTCACCTGGCTCGATGGCATTAA GTTCATGGGCGGGGGAGGCGAGACCTGCAGCCTCATCGCCGAAGGCCTCAGCACCGCCCTGCAGCTATTCGATGACTTCAAGAAGATGCGGGAGCAGAT GGCCCCCGTTCTTCCCGGCTCCACATCTTTCCTTATCCCTGGCAGTGGCCAGACACACCGCGTCTGCCTCCTCATCTGTAACTCGCCCCCTTACCTGCTGCCCGCCGTCGAGAGCACCACGTACTCTGGGTACACGACAGAGAGTCTCGTGCAGAAGATTGGGGAG CAAGGGATCCACTTCTCCATCGTGTCTCCCCGGAAGCTGCCTGCCCTGAGGCTTCTGTTCGAGAAGGCGGCTCCCCCGGCCATGCTGGAGCCGCTGCAGCCACCGACAGATGTGAGCCAGGACCCCCGGCACATGGTGCTGGTGCGGGGGCTGGTGCTGCCGG TTGGGGGTGGCTCggccccaggccccctccagcCAAAGCAGCCTGTGCCCCTGCCTCCAGCTCCACCCTCAGGCGCCTCGCTCTCAGCAGCCCCCCAGCAGCCTCTGCCCCCGGTCCCCCAGCAGTACCAG GTCCCTGGGAACCTGAGCGCAGCTCAGGTGGCTGCCCAGAATGCGGTGGAAGCCGCCAAGAACCAGAAGGCTGGGCTGGGCCCACGCT TCTCACCCATTAACCCTCTCCAGCAAGCTGCTCCAGGAGTGGGTCCCCCCTTCAGCCAGGCACCGGCCCCACCACTACCCCCGGGGCCCCCTGGCGCCCCCAAGCCACCCCCTGCTTCCCAGGCCAGCCTGGTCTCCACCGTGGCTCCCGGCCCGGGCCTGGCCCCGCCCGCACAACCTGGGGCACCGTCCATG GCGGGCACGGTGGCCCCAGGCGGGGTGAGcggcccttccccagcccagcTGGGGGCCCCGGCCCTCGGTGGGCAGCAGTCAGTCTCCAACAAACTCCTGGCCTGGAGCGGGGTCCTTGAGTGGCAGGAG AAGCCCAAACCCGCCTCGGTGGACGCCAACACCAAGCTGACGCGGTCGCTGCCGTGCCAGGTCTACGTGAATCACGGCGAGAACTT GAAGACCGAGCAGTGGCCCCAGAAGCTCATCATGCAGCTCATCCCGCAGCAGCTGCTG ACCACCCTGGGCCCTTTGTTCCGGAACTCAAGGATGGTGCAGTTCCATTTCACCAACAAGGACCTGGAATCCCTGAAAGGCCTCTACCGGATCATGGGCAACGGCTTT GCCGGCTGCGTGCACTTCCCCCACACGGCGCCCTGCGAGGTGCGCGTGCTCATGCTCCTGTACTCGTCCAAGAAGAAGATCTTCATGGGCCTCATCCCCTACGACCAGAGCGGCTTCGTCAACGGCATCCGGCAGGTCATTACCAACCACAAGCAGGTCCAGCAGCAGAAGCTGGAACAGCAGCGCGGG ATGGGGGCACAGCAGGCACCCCCCGGGCTGGGCCCCATTCTGGAGGACCAGGCGAGACCCTCACAGAATCTG CTCCAGCTCCGCCCACCACAGCCCCAGCCTCAGGGCACCGTGGGGGCCTCTGCGGCCTCAggacagccccagccccagggtgCTGCCCAggcccccccgggcgccccccaaGGCCCTCCTGGAgcagcccccggccccccccctCCTGGACCCATCCTTCGGCCTCAGAACCCTGGGGCCAACCCCCAACTGCGGAGTCTTCTCCTCAACCCACCGCCG CCCCAGACTGGCgtgcccccaccccaagcctcCCTCCACCATCTCCAGCCACCAGGGGCTCCTGCACTGCTGCCCCCCCCACACCAGGGCCTGGGGCAACCCCAGCTGGGGCCCCCCCTCCTGCACCCACCACCCGCCCAGTCCTGGCCCGCACAGCTTCCCCCAAGAGCTCCGTTGCCAG TGGCAAAACGAAAGAGAGACCGAGAGGGCCACGTGTTTCGAGAAAAATGGGAGCGAGCCTATTTCTTTGTGGAAGTGAAGAGTATGCCTATGTGCTTAATATGCAAAAAAATCGTATCTGTGTTGAAAGAATACAACCTGAGACGTCATTATGAATCCAAGCACAGTAAGAGCTTCGACCAGTACACAGAACAGACGCGAGACGCGATACTCAATGAACTGAAAAAGGGCCTCAAACGTCAGTAG